One Brevibacillus choshinensis genomic window carries:
- the rsfS gene encoding ribosome silencing factor, with amino-acid sequence MVKTVEDLARLVVKAAEDKKAENLMVLDIRNLSAVADYFMICHGNNERQVQAIVKEIRDQAHKSGMNVRGIEGAEEGRWVLVDLGDVVIHVFHREDREFYNLERLWKDAEVVSFSEQG; translated from the coding sequence ATGGTTAAGACAGTTGAGGATTTGGCTCGTTTGGTCGTGAAAGCAGCCGAGGATAAGAAAGCTGAAAATCTGATGGTGCTGGATATCAGAAATTTATCCGCCGTCGCAGACTACTTTATGATTTGCCACGGAAACAACGAGCGTCAAGTACAGGCGATCGTCAAAGAAATTCGCGATCAGGCACACAAGAGTGGAATGAACGTGCGCGGAATCGAAGGCGCTGAGGAAGGGCGCTGGGTGCTCGTGGATCTGGGAGACGTCGTCATCCATGTGTTCCATCGTGAAGATCGCGAGTTTTACAACTTGGAGCGTCTGTGGAAGGATGCAGAGGTTGTTTCCTTCTCAGAGCAAGGGTAA
- the yqeK gene encoding bis(5'-nucleosyl)-tetraphosphatase (symmetrical) YqeK, with product MKVWSNREELLALVRAQMHDKRYTHTLGVADSARKLAVRYGADPEKAELAGYLHDYCKCWPVDKMFEILVRHDMPTDLLEGEKELWHAFAGAIVIQTDLGIMDPEILQAVRYHTTGRAGMTLLEKVVCVADYIEPNRNFPGVEQIRELAEKDLDAALALALGGTMQFLIEKQKTVFPLTLLAYNDLISRKGRVGGFNG from the coding sequence ATGAAAGTGTGGAGTAATCGGGAGGAGCTGCTCGCTTTGGTGCGGGCGCAAATGCATGATAAACGCTATACGCATACGCTGGGAGTCGCCGACTCGGCCAGGAAGCTGGCTGTACGCTACGGGGCCGATCCCGAGAAAGCGGAGCTGGCAGGCTATCTGCACGATTACTGCAAGTGCTGGCCAGTAGACAAGATGTTTGAAATTCTGGTGCGCCACGATATGCCGACGGACTTGCTGGAAGGAGAGAAAGAGCTTTGGCACGCTTTTGCCGGAGCGATCGTCATCCAGACAGACCTCGGCATTATGGACCCGGAAATTTTGCAGGCTGTCCGCTATCACACGACGGGTCGAGCAGGGATGACCCTGTTAGAAAAAGTGGTTTGTGTGGCAGACTATATAGAACCCAACCGCAATTTCCCTGGAGTAGAGCAAATCCGCGAGCTCGCAGAAAAAGATCTGGATGCCGCACTTGCTTTGGCGCTTGGGGGAACGATGCAATTTTTAATTGAAAAGCAAAAGACGGTGTTTCCGTTGACGCTATTGGCATACAACGACTTGATTTCCCGAAAAGGGAGAGTAGGAGGGTTTAATGGTTAA
- the yhbY gene encoding ribosome assembly RNA-binding protein YhbY has product MLTGKQKRFLRAEAHHLTPIFQVGKGGVNENMITQIKEALEVRELIKVAILQNNNDDKHEVAEDLAAGAGAELVQLIGHTVVLYKESRENKTIKLP; this is encoded by the coding sequence ATGTTGACCGGCAAGCAAAAGCGCTTTTTGCGCGCAGAAGCACACCATCTCACCCCGATTTTTCAAGTGGGGAAGGGTGGAGTTAATGAAAATATGATCACCCAGATCAAAGAGGCGCTGGAAGTGCGTGAATTGATCAAGGTAGCGATTTTGCAAAATAACAATGACGACAAGCATGAAGTGGCCGAGGATCTCGCTGCAGGTGCAGGGGCGGAATTGGTACAGCTGATCGGGCATACTGTTGTACTGTACAAAGAGTCACGGGAAAACAAAACGATCAAGCTGCCATAG
- the yqeH gene encoding ribosome biogenesis GTPase YqeH produces MMDQTSGSCAGCGIAIQTEDAKRPGYAPPSALERRVVICQRCYRIKHYNEVAPVNMGDDDFLRILDGIGATQSLVVMVVDIFDFQGSWLKGLPRFVGKNPILLVGNKVDLLPRNINLNRVRNWMQHEAKERGLRPEDVVLISAQKGLHIDELLARIGELRKGRDVYIVGVTNVGKSTMINRILHDYGAAELEITTSPFPGTTLDKIEIPLEDGRSIFDTPGIINRDQIGHMISPADLRKITPTSRINSKVYQLNDGQTLYLGGLARIDFVQGERQPFIVYVDNDLYIHRTKLENADEVMAKHHGSLLVPPTGEEAAKALPPFVKHTFKIRPTGTTDIVISGLGWVSLQGKHEASVVVHAPKGVSVGIRKGLI; encoded by the coding sequence ATGATGGATCAAACGTCCGGCTCCTGTGCCGGATGCGGTATTGCGATTCAGACGGAAGATGCGAAGCGACCGGGCTATGCCCCGCCGTCCGCGTTGGAGCGTAGAGTTGTCATTTGCCAGCGCTGCTATCGCATCAAGCATTACAATGAAGTGGCCCCAGTCAACATGGGGGATGATGATTTTTTGCGGATTCTGGACGGCATCGGAGCCACCCAATCCCTGGTCGTCATGGTCGTGGACATCTTTGATTTCCAAGGCTCGTGGCTAAAGGGCTTGCCGCGTTTTGTAGGGAAAAATCCGATCCTGCTCGTAGGGAACAAGGTCGATTTGCTCCCTCGCAACATCAATCTGAATCGCGTCCGCAACTGGATGCAGCACGAAGCAAAAGAACGCGGGCTGCGTCCCGAGGATGTCGTTTTGATCAGTGCACAAAAAGGCTTGCATATCGACGAGCTGCTCGCCCGCATCGGTGAGTTGCGCAAAGGGCGAGACGTCTACATCGTCGGTGTGACCAATGTCGGGAAATCCACGATGATTAACCGCATCCTGCACGATTACGGGGCAGCTGAGCTGGAAATCACCACTTCTCCGTTCCCTGGAACAACGCTGGACAAGATTGAGATTCCACTGGAAGACGGTCGTTCCATCTTTGACACGCCAGGGATCATCAATCGCGATCAGATTGGACACATGATTTCGCCTGCGGATTTGCGCAAGATTACCCCGACCAGCCGCATCAATTCCAAGGTGTATCAGCTGAACGACGGCCAAACGCTCTATTTGGGCGGTCTTGCCCGCATCGACTTCGTGCAAGGAGAGCGCCAGCCGTTTATCGTTTATGTGGACAACGATTTGTACATCCACCGGACGAAGCTGGAGAACGCAGATGAGGTCATGGCGAAGCACCATGGCAGCCTGCTGGTTCCGCCGACGGGAGAAGAAGCCGCAAAAGCGTTGCCGCCGTTTGTGAAGCATACGTTTAAAATCAGGCCGACAGGGACGACGGACATTGTCATTTCTGGACTGGGCTGGGTCAGCCTGCAAGGCAAGCATGAAGCCAGCGTCGTTGTTCATGCGCCTAAAGGCGTAAGCGTAGGGATCAGAAAAGGGCTGATCTAG
- a CDS encoding TetR/AcrR family transcriptional regulator — protein MRGFIEEIREKGMKFSMDDLARRLGISKRTLYEHFSSKVEILEAIIEHIFQEADEKTKQIVENESMTLIEKIKAVMMVLPTHYEMYDLRILEQMKRYYPEQYALVNTQLSDDWAMLRQLIEQGIREGVIVNMNVTLMMKLIIDACNSTLDQRFYTQNQITMHQSLEAIADVLLFGLVPVDKR, from the coding sequence ATGCGTGGTTTCATTGAAGAGATTCGGGAAAAGGGCATGAAATTTTCCATGGACGATCTAGCCCGCAGACTCGGCATCAGCAAACGGACCCTGTATGAGCACTTTTCATCGAAGGTGGAGATTCTGGAGGCCATCATCGAGCATATCTTTCAAGAAGCGGATGAAAAAACGAAGCAAATCGTGGAAAACGAATCCATGACGCTTATCGAAAAAATAAAAGCGGTCATGATGGTACTGCCTACGCATTACGAAATGTATGACCTGCGCATCCTCGAGCAGATGAAGCGTTACTATCCTGAACAATATGCGCTGGTGAACACTCAGCTCTCTGACGACTGGGCGATGCTGCGCCAATTGATCGAACAGGGGATTCGGGAAGGCGTCATCGTCAACATGAATGTGACTCTCATGATGAAGCTGATTATCGATGCTTGCAACTCGACTCTCGACCAGCGATTCTACACCCAAAACCAAATAACGATGCATCAATCTCTGGAAGCAATTGCGGATGTGTTGCTTTTCGGACTGGTGCCAGTGGATAAAAGATAA
- a CDS encoding YqeG family HAD IIIA-type phosphatase, whose product MLLQKLMPNQFVESIHHIDIDQLKRNKIRAVITDLDNTLVEWDRPLATPEVVEWLKRLHDAGIQVTVVSNNNRERVDRFCNPLGIGFISAARKPTNRAFLQAVRQMNVTIAETVVIGDQLFTDVLGGNRLGFHTILVVPVAQTDGFWTRFNRQMERVALIWMERKGMVSWRRKA is encoded by the coding sequence GTGCTTTTACAAAAGCTGATGCCCAATCAGTTCGTGGAATCGATCCACCACATTGATATAGATCAATTGAAACGAAATAAGATTCGCGCAGTGATTACAGATCTGGACAATACCTTGGTTGAATGGGACAGGCCGCTTGCCACGCCTGAAGTAGTGGAGTGGTTGAAACGCTTGCACGACGCAGGCATACAAGTCACCGTCGTCTCCAACAACAACCGTGAGCGCGTTGACCGTTTCTGCAATCCGCTTGGGATCGGGTTTATTAGTGCGGCTCGCAAGCCCACGAACCGTGCCTTTTTGCAGGCGGTTCGACAGATGAATGTAACGATTGCCGAGACTGTCGTGATAGGCGATCAATTGTTTACGGATGTGCTGGGAGGAAATCGGCTCGGGTTTCATACCATTTTGGTGGTACCGGTAGCCCAGACCGATGGTTTTTGGACGCGTTTCAACCGTCAGATGGAACGTGTTGCCCTTATTTGGATGGAACGGAAAGGAATGGTTTCGTGGAGGAGAAAAGCATGA
- a CDS encoding shikimate dehydrogenase, producing the protein MITSKTQLVGLFGHPVSHSQSPMMHNAAFSETGLGYAYVAFDVESNSLEDAVAGIRALGLKGINVTIPHKVAIMPMLDEIDPLAKRIGAVNTVVIEDGRLIGYNTDGMGYVRSLMEETGLELDQQIVTMVGAGGAARAVAFTLAEKGVKEIRIINRSRERATILAESLQSIVSTRIVEQGEGKDAIADASLLINTTSIGMLPNVNEMPVPSDWLHDRLIVSDLIYNPLETRLLTEAKAIGARVHSGVGMFVNQGALAFELWTGKKAPTEVMRDTVLKQLTKTAE; encoded by the coding sequence ATGATTACGAGTAAAACACAACTGGTTGGTCTTTTCGGCCATCCGGTTTCCCATTCACAATCACCGATGATGCATAATGCCGCATTTTCTGAAACGGGTCTTGGCTATGCCTATGTTGCTTTTGATGTCGAATCAAACAGTTTAGAGGATGCGGTTGCGGGCATTCGCGCTCTGGGGCTCAAGGGAATCAACGTAACGATCCCGCACAAGGTCGCAATCATGCCGATGCTCGACGAGATTGACCCGCTGGCCAAGCGCATTGGAGCCGTAAACACCGTAGTAATCGAAGATGGCCGCTTGATCGGCTACAATACGGACGGCATGGGATATGTGCGCTCTCTCATGGAGGAGACAGGACTTGAGCTAGACCAGCAGATCGTCACGATGGTTGGAGCAGGCGGAGCGGCACGTGCAGTTGCCTTTACCCTTGCAGAAAAAGGGGTAAAAGAAATTCGCATTATCAACCGCTCGCGTGAAAGAGCGACCATTCTCGCAGAATCACTGCAATCCATCGTGTCCACTCGAATCGTGGAGCAGGGAGAAGGAAAAGACGCCATTGCAGATGCTTCTCTGCTGATCAATACGACTTCGATCGGGATGCTGCCGAATGTAAATGAAATGCCAGTGCCCAGCGATTGGCTGCACGACCGCTTAATCGTGAGCGATCTGATCTACAATCCGTTGGAAACACGTCTGCTCACCGAAGCGAAAGCGATCGGGGCGCGTGTCCACTCCGGCGTGGGGATGTTCGTGAATCAAGGTGCGCTGGCTTTTGAGTTGTGGACAGGTAAAAAAGCACCGACGGAGGTCATGAGAGACACCGTCCTGAAACAATTGACCAAAACAGCAGAATAA
- a CDS encoding nicotinate-nucleotide adenylyltransferase → MTDRIKHVGIMGGTFDPIHCGHLLAAEQAREQAGLDEVWFMPTHIPPHKKRDGLTSAATRLQMVELAVADHESFRVTDIELKREGPSYTYDTIVQLVDQFPDCRFSFIIGGDMVEILPKWYRYEELSRLIGFIGLARPGATLEQVSREDVTFVEMPVWDISSTLIREKAAAGQSIRYLVPNSVERYIKENRFYESVE, encoded by the coding sequence ATGACCGACAGGATCAAGCATGTAGGAATCATGGGTGGCACCTTCGACCCAATCCACTGCGGTCATTTGCTCGCCGCAGAGCAGGCGCGCGAGCAAGCGGGATTGGATGAGGTATGGTTCATGCCCACGCATATTCCTCCGCACAAGAAACGGGACGGTCTCACTTCCGCTGCCACTCGCCTGCAAATGGTGGAGCTGGCCGTCGCAGACCATGAGTCGTTTCGGGTGACGGATATTGAGCTGAAGCGGGAAGGCCCTTCTTATACGTACGACACAATCGTGCAGCTGGTGGATCAGTTTCCAGACTGCCGTTTTTCCTTTATCATTGGGGGAGACATGGTAGAGATCCTGCCGAAATGGTATCGGTATGAGGAGCTTAGCCGCCTGATTGGATTCATCGGCTTGGCGAGGCCAGGCGCTACCCTCGAGCAGGTATCCCGTGAGGATGTGACCTTTGTCGAGATGCCTGTCTGGGATATTTCCTCTACGCTCATCCGGGAAAAAGCGGCGGCGGGGCAGAGCATCCGCTACCTGGTTCCAAATTCGGTGGAGCGGTATATAAAGGAGAACCGATTCTATGAAAGTGTGGAGTAA